One window of Streptomyces sp. SUK 48 genomic DNA carries:
- a CDS encoding ATP/GTP-binding protein codes for MASAPSSSEPLPAGSRAADLGVRAGELHLPATARELVKIVVVGPFGVGKTTLIDSVSEIRPLHTEEHLTQASTAVDDLDGVRDKKTTTVAIDFGRITLGGETVLYLFGTPGQERFRALWADIAYGALGALVLVDSRRLDASFDVLGLVEESGLTYAVAVNTFPDSRHYPEEQLRESLDLAPDTPLVECDARDRNSSVDALLALVEHLIDLDARALAGEVRS; via the coding sequence ATGGCCTCCGCGCCCTCAAGCTCTGAACCCCTCCCGGCCGGGAGCCGGGCCGCCGACTTGGGTGTCCGGGCGGGGGAGCTCCACCTTCCCGCCACGGCACGGGAGTTGGTGAAGATCGTCGTGGTCGGCCCGTTCGGCGTCGGCAAGACCACCCTGATCGACTCGGTGTCCGAGATCCGCCCCCTGCACACCGAGGAGCACCTCACCCAGGCGTCCACCGCCGTCGACGACCTCGACGGGGTGCGGGACAAGAAGACCACCACCGTCGCCATCGACTTCGGCCGGATCACCCTCGGCGGGGAGACTGTCCTCTACCTGTTCGGCACCCCCGGGCAGGAGCGTTTCCGCGCGCTGTGGGCCGACATCGCCTACGGCGCGCTCGGTGCCCTCGTCCTCGTGGACAGCCGCCGCCTCGACGCCTCCTTCGACGTGCTCGGCCTGGTCGAGGAGTCGGGGCTGACGTACGCGGTCGCCGTCAACACCTTTCCGGACTCCCGGCATTACCCCGAGGAGCAGCTGCGGGAGTCCCTGGACCTGGCCCCGGACACCCCGCTGGTGGAGTGCGACGCCCGGGACCGCAACTCCTCCGTCGACGCGCTGCTCGCCCTCGTGGAGCACCTGATCGACCTCGACGCCCGCGCACTGGCCGGGGAGGTCCGCTCGTGA
- a CDS encoding aldo/keto reductase, with amino-acid sequence MSLTLDTYRLLGRSGLRVSPLALGAATFGTESGWGADQDQARKLFDLYVERGGNFIDTASTYSGGTSERLLGEFTRNRRESLVLATKYTTLRHPGDPNSSGSHRKSLFASVEASLRGLGTDYVDLLYLHVWDFTTPVEEILRGMDDLVRQGKVLYVAICNAPAWQVSRMQTAAGLRGWSPLVALQIEYNLIERTGERDLIPMALEMGLGVVPYSPLAGGVLTGKYGRADLAGADAAVGDGTRRAFNIALGTVTTRNLAIADVVGEVAEETGRTPAQVALAWTLRNPGVTAPIIGARTVAQLEDNLGALEVDFTAAQLARLDGISAISLGHPHDLLASDHIRAVTRGELKIPDRR; translated from the coding sequence ATGTCGCTCACCCTCGACACCTACCGGCTGCTGGGCCGTTCCGGGCTGCGGGTCTCACCGCTGGCACTGGGCGCGGCGACCTTCGGCACAGAATCGGGCTGGGGCGCCGATCAGGACCAGGCGCGCAAGCTGTTCGACCTGTACGTCGAGCGAGGCGGGAACTTCATCGACACCGCCAGCACCTACAGCGGCGGCACCTCGGAACGCCTGCTGGGCGAGTTCACCCGCAATCGGCGCGAGAGCCTGGTCCTGGCGACGAAGTACACGACGCTGCGCCACCCCGGTGACCCGAATTCCTCGGGCAGCCACCGCAAGAGCCTGTTCGCCTCGGTGGAGGCGAGTCTGCGAGGACTCGGCACGGACTACGTCGACCTGCTCTATCTGCACGTGTGGGACTTCACGACACCGGTCGAGGAGATCCTGCGCGGCATGGACGACCTGGTCCGGCAGGGCAAGGTCCTCTACGTGGCGATCTGCAACGCCCCCGCTTGGCAGGTCTCGCGCATGCAGACCGCCGCCGGCCTACGCGGCTGGTCACCGCTGGTCGCGCTCCAGATCGAGTACAACCTCATCGAGCGCACCGGGGAGCGCGACCTCATCCCCATGGCCCTCGAGATGGGGCTGGGCGTCGTCCCGTACTCGCCCCTCGCCGGGGGCGTCCTCACCGGCAAGTACGGCCGCGCCGACCTGGCCGGGGCGGACGCCGCTGTCGGCGACGGCACTCGCAGGGCCTTCAACATCGCACTCGGCACGGTCACCACCCGCAACCTGGCCATCGCTGACGTCGTCGGCGAGGTCGCCGAGGAGACGGGCCGTACCCCCGCCCAGGTCGCACTGGCCTGGACGTTGCGCAACCCTGGCGTGACGGCCCCGATCATCGGCGCCCGCACAGTGGCCCAACTGGAGGACAACCTGGGCGCCTTGGAGGTCGACTTCACCGCCGCCCAGCTGGCCCGCCTCGACGGGATCAGCGCGATCAGCCTCGGTCACCCGCACGACCTGCTCGCGAGCGACCACATCCGGGCAGTGACCCGGGGCGAGCTGAAGATCCCGGACCGCCGCTGA
- a CDS encoding cytochrome P450, with product MTTTPVRVPIDPFGSDIVAESARLRALGPVVPVELPGGIPAWAPTGYDALRTLILDPQVSKDPRRHWRLWPEVGEHPEWGWVLGWIGVVNMLSTYGADHTRLRRLVAPSFTARRTEALRGRVDSVAAELLDKMAESGAGGAVVDLKEAFAQPLPMQIICELFGVPGHLRPSVAELIAAIMDTSDPSPEHADFVQRQIGTVIPAQIAYRAENPGDDLTTELIRVRDEEGDRLSAEELLFTLLLVIGAGFETTVNLIANAVVELLTHPEQLAAVRSGELDWDQVIDEVLRVRPSIAALPLRFAVSDVTVGGVTIPAGDAILTTYGAAGSDPAHYGETAEAFDAARAADDHLSFGIGVHRCIGAPLARMEARTALTALFDRFPDLAPAFTAGELAQVPSFIAYGWQTVPVRLEG from the coding sequence ATGACCACCACGCCCGTCCGCGTGCCCATCGACCCGTTCGGGTCCGACATCGTCGCGGAGAGCGCGCGGCTGCGCGCCCTCGGACCGGTCGTCCCCGTGGAGCTGCCCGGCGGTATCCCGGCCTGGGCGCCCACCGGGTACGACGCCCTGCGCACCCTGATCCTCGACCCCCAGGTCAGCAAGGACCCGCGTCGACACTGGCGGTTGTGGCCCGAGGTCGGCGAACACCCCGAGTGGGGCTGGGTGCTGGGCTGGATCGGCGTGGTCAACATGCTCTCCACCTACGGCGCCGACCACACCCGGCTGCGCCGCCTGGTCGCGCCCAGCTTCACCGCCCGGCGCACCGAGGCGCTGCGCGGCCGGGTCGACTCCGTCGCGGCCGAACTCCTCGACAAGATGGCGGAGTCGGGGGCGGGCGGCGCCGTCGTCGACCTCAAGGAGGCGTTCGCGCAGCCGCTGCCGATGCAGATCATCTGCGAGCTGTTCGGCGTGCCCGGCCACCTCCGGCCGAGCGTCGCCGAACTGATCGCGGCGATCATGGACACCAGCGACCCGAGCCCCGAGCACGCGGACTTCGTGCAGCGGCAGATCGGCACGGTGATCCCCGCGCAGATCGCCTACCGGGCCGAGAACCCGGGCGACGACCTCACCACCGAGCTGATCCGGGTCCGCGACGAGGAGGGCGACCGGCTCAGCGCCGAGGAACTGCTGTTCACCCTCCTGCTGGTCATCGGCGCCGGTTTCGAGACCACGGTCAACCTGATCGCCAACGCGGTGGTCGAGCTGCTGACCCACCCCGAACAGCTCGCCGCGGTCCGCTCCGGCGAACTCGACTGGGACCAGGTCATCGACGAGGTGCTGCGGGTGCGGCCCTCCATCGCCGCCCTGCCGCTGCGGTTCGCGGTCTCGGACGTCACCGTGGGCGGTGTCACCATCCCCGCGGGCGACGCGATCCTCACCACCTACGGCGCGGCCGGCTCGGACCCGGCGCACTACGGGGAGACCGCCGAGGCGTTCGACGCCGCGCGCGCCGCCGACGACCACCTCTCCTTCGGCATCGGCGTGCACCGCTGCATCGGCGCCCCGCTGGCCCGGATGGAGGCCCGCACCGCGCTGACCGCCCTCTTCGACCGCTTCCCGGACCTGGCCCCCGCCTTCACGGCCGGCGAGCTGGCGCAGGTCCCGTCCTTCATCGCCTACGGCTGGCAGACGGTTCCGGTACGGCTGGAGGGCTGA
- a CDS encoding exodeoxyribonuclease III, giving the protein MRIATWNVNSITARLPRLLAWLESSGTDVLCLQEAKVAEEQFPIEPLRELGYEAAVHATGRWNGVAVLSRVGLADVVKGLPGDPGYEGVTEPRAISATCGPVRVWSVYVPNGREIDHPHYAYKLQWFEALRAAVLGDAQGSRPFAVLGDYNVAPTDDDVYDRAAFEGATHVTPAERAALTALREAGLDDVVPRPLKYDRPFTYWDYRQLCFPKNRGMRIDLVYGNAAFAGAVKDAYVDREERKGKGASDHAPVVVDLDV; this is encoded by the coding sequence ATGCGCATCGCGACCTGGAACGTGAACTCGATCACCGCCCGCCTCCCGCGCCTGCTGGCCTGGCTGGAGAGCAGTGGCACCGACGTGCTCTGCCTCCAGGAGGCCAAGGTCGCCGAGGAGCAGTTCCCGATCGAGCCGCTGCGCGAGCTGGGCTACGAGGCCGCGGTGCACGCCACCGGCCGGTGGAACGGCGTGGCGGTGCTCTCCCGCGTCGGCCTGGCGGACGTCGTCAAGGGACTGCCCGGCGACCCCGGGTACGAGGGCGTGACGGAGCCCCGCGCCATCTCCGCCACCTGCGGCCCCGTCCGCGTCTGGTCGGTGTACGTGCCCAACGGCCGTGAGATCGACCACCCGCACTACGCGTACAAGCTCCAGTGGTTCGAGGCCCTGCGCGCCGCCGTCCTCGGCGACGCCCAGGGCAGCCGCCCCTTCGCCGTCCTCGGTGACTACAACGTGGCGCCGACCGACGACGACGTCTACGACCGGGCCGCCTTCGAGGGCGCCACCCACGTCACCCCCGCCGAGCGCGCCGCCCTGACCGCCCTGCGCGAGGCCGGCCTCGACGACGTCGTCCCGCGCCCGCTCAAGTACGACCGGCCGTTCACCTACTGGGACTACCGCCAGCTCTGCTTCCCCAAGAACCGCGGCATGCGCATCGACCTGGTGTACGGCAACGCGGCCTTCGCGGGGGCCGTCAAGGACGCCTACGTCGACCGCGAGGAGCGCAAGGGCAAGGGCGCCTCCGATCACGCGCCCGTGGTGGTCGACCTCGACGTGTGA
- a CDS encoding MBL fold metallo-hydrolase — protein sequence MKLTKKSHACVRVEKDGQVLVIDPGGFSEEDAALGADAILVTHEHADHFDESRLRAAMEDNPAAHIWTLRSVAEKIAAAFPGRVHTVGHGDTFTAAGFDVQAHGELHAVIHPDIPRITNVGYLLDGGKIFHPGDALTVPDRPVETLMLPVMAPWNKIAEVIDYVREVRPQRAYDIHDALLTDLARPIYDHQIGALGGTDHQRLAPGASARV from the coding sequence ATGAAGCTCACCAAGAAGTCCCATGCCTGTGTCCGGGTGGAGAAGGACGGGCAGGTGCTCGTCATCGATCCCGGGGGGTTCAGCGAGGAGGACGCCGCGCTCGGGGCGGACGCGATCCTCGTCACGCACGAGCACGCGGACCACTTCGACGAGTCCCGGCTGCGGGCGGCGATGGAGGACAACCCGGCAGCCCACATCTGGACGCTGCGGTCCGTCGCGGAGAAGATCGCGGCGGCGTTCCCGGGCCGGGTGCACACGGTCGGGCACGGCGACACCTTCACCGCCGCCGGCTTCGACGTCCAGGCGCACGGCGAGCTGCACGCCGTGATCCACCCGGACATCCCGCGCATCACCAACGTCGGCTACCTCCTCGACGGCGGGAAGATCTTCCACCCCGGCGACGCCCTCACCGTCCCGGACCGGCCCGTGGAGACGCTGATGCTCCCGGTCATGGCCCCCTGGAACAAGATCGCCGAAGTGATCGACTACGTCCGCGAAGTGCGCCCGCAGCGCGCCTACGACATCCACGACGCCCTGCTCACCGACCTGGCCCGGCCGATCTACGACCACCAGATCGGCGCCCTCGGCGGCACCGACCACCAGCGGCTCGCCCCGGGGGCCTCGGCCCGGGTGTGA
- the ggt gene encoding gamma-glutamyltransferase, translated as MGRPGTRRLAVLTVVSAAVVTMGAAAPPPAPKAGGPAGKQAVAVGYGGAVASVDKDATAAGIEVLKHGGNAVDAAVATAAALGVTEPYSSGVGGGGYFVYYDARTRTVHTIDGRETAPQSADSRLFVENGRPLSFNDAVSSGLSVGTPGAPATWQTALDEWGSRKLGSVLKPAERLARDGFTVDDTFRSQTAGNETRFRYFPDTAKLFLPGGKLPVVGSTFKNPELAKTYEELAKRGMGAIYHGDIGDDIVRTVEHPPVDPASGWDARPGKLAEKDLAVYRAKLQAPTRTAYRGLNVYSIAPSSSGGTTVGEALNILESSDLAKMSEAQYLHHFIEASRIAFADRGRWVGDPAYEKVPTRQLLSQKFADSRACLIKDDAVLTSPLAPGDPYHPKDCAKGGKAAPTTYEGQNTTHLTVADKWGNVVSYTLTIEQTGGSAMTVPGRGFLLNNELTDFSFTPASPSVPDPNLPGPGKRPRSSISPAIVLDGRNRPVVALGSPGGATIITTVLQTLTEFLDRRLPLVDAIAAPRASQRNAAQTELEPALYNSPLRQQLEAIGHHFTLNPEIGAATGVQRLPDGRWLAAAEKVRRGGGSAMVVDPAP; from the coding sequence ATGGGTCGCCCAGGCACGCGGAGACTGGCGGTTCTGACGGTGGTCTCGGCCGCCGTGGTGACGATGGGGGCCGCGGCACCGCCGCCCGCCCCGAAGGCGGGCGGACCGGCCGGCAAACAGGCGGTGGCCGTGGGCTACGGCGGTGCCGTCGCCAGCGTCGACAAGGACGCCACCGCCGCCGGTATCGAGGTCCTCAAGCACGGCGGCAACGCGGTGGACGCCGCCGTCGCCACCGCCGCCGCGCTCGGCGTCACCGAGCCCTACTCGTCCGGCGTCGGCGGGGGCGGCTACTTCGTCTACTACGACGCGCGGACCCGCACGGTGCACACCATCGACGGCCGCGAGACGGCACCGCAAAGCGCCGACTCCCGGCTCTTCGTGGAGAACGGCAGACCGCTCTCCTTCAATGACGCCGTCAGCAGCGGACTCAGCGTCGGCACCCCGGGCGCCCCGGCCACCTGGCAGACCGCCCTCGATGAGTGGGGCAGCCGGAAGCTCGGCAGCGTCCTGAAGCCGGCCGAGCGGCTCGCCCGCGACGGCTTCACCGTGGACGACACCTTCCGCTCGCAGACCGCGGGCAACGAGACCCGGTTCCGCTACTTCCCGGACACCGCGAAGCTGTTCCTGCCCGGCGGCAAGCTGCCCGTCGTCGGCTCCACCTTCAAGAACCCCGAACTCGCGAAGACCTACGAGGAGTTGGCGAAGAGGGGGATGGGAGCGATCTACCACGGCGACATCGGCGACGACATCGTCAGGACCGTCGAGCACCCGCCCGTGGACCCGGCCTCCGGCTGGGACGCCCGCCCCGGCAAGCTCGCCGAGAAGGACCTCGCCGTCTACCGCGCCAAGCTCCAGGCGCCCACGCGGACCGCGTACCGCGGTCTGAACGTCTACTCCATCGCCCCGTCCTCCTCGGGCGGCACCACGGTCGGTGAGGCGCTCAACATCCTGGAGAGCTCCGACCTGGCGAAGATGAGCGAGGCGCAGTACCTGCACCACTTCATCGAGGCCAGCCGGATCGCGTTCGCCGACCGGGGCCGCTGGGTCGGCGACCCCGCCTACGAGAAGGTGCCCACCCGCCAGCTGCTCTCGCAGAAATTCGCGGACTCGCGGGCCTGCCTGATCAAGGACGACGCGGTCCTCACCAGCCCGCTCGCCCCGGGCGACCCGTACCACCCGAAGGACTGCGCCAAGGGCGGCAAGGCGGCGCCGACGACGTACGAGGGCCAGAACACCACCCATCTCACGGTCGCCGACAAGTGGGGGAACGTCGTCTCGTACACCCTCACCATCGAGCAGACCGGCGGCAGCGCGATGACCGTGCCCGGCCGGGGCTTCCTGCTCAACAACGAGCTGACGGACTTCTCCTTCACCCCGGCGAGCCCCTCCGTGCCCGACCCGAACCTGCCCGGTCCGGGCAAGCGGCCGCGCTCCTCGATCTCGCCGGCGATCGTCCTCGACGGCCGCAACCGGCCCGTGGTGGCGCTGGGTTCGCCCGGCGGCGCGACCATCATCACCACGGTGCTGCAGACCCTGACCGAGTTCCTCGACCGGCGCCTTCCGCTGGTCGACGCGATCGCCGCCCCCCGCGCCAGCCAGCGCAACGCGGCCCAGACGGAACTCGAACCCGCCCTGTACAACAGCCCGTTGAGGCAGCAGCTGGAGGCCATCGGCCACCATTTCACCCTCAACCCGGAGATCGGCGCCGCTACCGGGGTGCAGCGGCTGCCGGACGGCAGGTGGCTGGCCGCGGCCGAGAAGGTACGGCGCGGTGGGGGCTCGGCGATGGTGGTCGACCCGGCCCCGTAG
- a CDS encoding cytochrome P450, which produces MTPYPAPAESFDRSTPVRLWEDGFAADPRRYYAALRAQGPVGWAELAPGVPAYVVTDRRAALDMLHDDATWSRDPRPWQATVPEDLPILGMMRWRPNTLFSDGAEHIRYRTALLQAFDLVEPHDLRERVLRAVHILVSRFGPRGEADLVNDFARPLMTLVFNSLFGFPEGEADRLNDALGALMEGGEASIQGEAEYGRYVMDLIGAKTARRGDDLTSRLLDHPLGLTTEEVTWQVFLTLGAGHEPSTNLVSNALSRILGNPAYYSTLTSGSRTVRDAVLEVLRHETPLTNYGVLYARESLSFHGAWVRAAVPVVVSYGALALFADEEHGGARHPRDASHLSFGAGPHTCPVKHEGLLIATEAIERLTQWLPDMEPTVPRDRLTWRPGPFHRSLVSLPVRFTPCTPDRPAGPPAPSASSQTGARA; this is translated from the coding sequence GTGACGCCGTACCCCGCCCCCGCGGAGTCCTTCGACCGCTCCACCCCGGTCCGGCTGTGGGAGGACGGCTTCGCCGCCGACCCGCGCCGCTACTACGCGGCGCTGCGCGCGCAGGGCCCGGTCGGCTGGGCCGAACTCGCCCCGGGCGTACCGGCGTACGTGGTCACCGACCGCCGGGCCGCGCTCGACATGCTGCACGACGACGCGACCTGGTCCCGCGACCCGCGCCCCTGGCAGGCGACGGTCCCCGAGGACCTGCCGATCCTCGGCATGATGCGCTGGCGGCCCAACACCCTCTTCTCCGACGGCGCCGAGCACATCCGCTACCGGACCGCCCTGCTCCAGGCGTTCGACCTGGTCGAGCCGCACGATCTGCGCGAACGGGTGCTGCGCGCCGTGCACATCCTGGTCTCCCGGTTCGGTCCGCGCGGCGAGGCGGACCTGGTGAACGACTTCGCCCGCCCGCTGATGACGCTGGTCTTCAACAGCCTCTTCGGCTTCCCCGAGGGCGAGGCCGACCGCCTCAACGACGCGCTCGGCGCGCTCATGGAGGGCGGCGAGGCGTCCATCCAGGGCGAGGCCGAGTACGGCAGGTACGTCATGGACCTGATCGGCGCCAAGACGGCGCGGCGCGGCGACGACCTCACCAGCCGGCTGCTCGACCACCCGCTGGGCCTGACCACCGAGGAGGTCACCTGGCAGGTCTTCCTCACCCTCGGCGCGGGCCACGAGCCGTCCACCAACCTGGTGAGCAACGCGCTCTCCCGCATCCTCGGAAACCCGGCGTACTACTCGACCCTCACCAGCGGCTCCCGCACCGTGCGCGACGCGGTCCTCGAAGTGCTCCGCCACGAGACCCCGCTCACCAACTACGGGGTGCTCTACGCGCGCGAGTCGCTCAGCTTCCACGGCGCCTGGGTGCGGGCCGCGGTGCCCGTCGTCGTGTCGTACGGCGCGCTCGCGCTGTTCGCGGACGAGGAGCACGGCGGGGCGCGCCACCCGCGGGACGCCTCGCACCTGTCGTTCGGCGCGGGCCCGCACACCTGCCCGGTCAAGCACGAGGGGCTGCTGATCGCCACGGAGGCCATCGAACGGCTCACCCAGTGGCTGCCCGACATGGAGCCCACGGTGCCCCGCGACCGGCTCACCTGGCGCCCGGGCCCCTTCCACCGCTCGCTCGTCTCGCTGCCGGTCCGGTTCACCCCCTGCACCCCCGACCGGCCCGCAGGCCCACCGGCCCCTTCCGCGTCCTCCCAGACTGGAGCCCGAGCATGA
- a CDS encoding SDR family oxidoreductase — translation MPDQTVKVVAITGASSGIGEATARRLAADGHRLFLGARRTDRLHQLVTEITATGGTAATRRLDVTEAADVQDFVAAAQERYGRVDVMVNNAGVMPLSPLEALRTEEWNRMIDVNMRGVLHGISAALPVMRAQGDGHIVNIASVGAHEVSPTAAVYCATKFAVRAISEGLRQECAGDVRVTLVSPGVTESELADGIADPAARAAMRTYRAVALPASAIADAVAYAISQPSYVDVNEIVVRPAASAR, via the coding sequence ATGCCGGACCAGACAGTCAAGGTCGTAGCGATCACCGGTGCCAGCAGCGGGATCGGCGAGGCGACCGCCCGCCGGCTCGCCGCCGACGGCCACCGCCTGTTCCTGGGAGCACGGCGCACCGATCGCCTGCACCAACTCGTCACGGAGATCACCGCCACGGGCGGCACGGCGGCGACCCGGCGCCTGGACGTCACCGAGGCCGCCGACGTCCAGGACTTCGTGGCAGCGGCCCAAGAGCGCTACGGCCGCGTGGACGTGATGGTCAACAACGCCGGGGTCATGCCGCTGTCGCCGCTGGAGGCGCTCAGGACGGAGGAGTGGAACCGCATGATCGACGTGAACATGCGGGGTGTCCTGCACGGCATCTCCGCCGCCTTGCCCGTGATGCGCGCGCAGGGCGACGGGCACATCGTGAACATCGCCTCCGTCGGCGCGCACGAGGTCTCTCCCACCGCCGCCGTCTACTGCGCCACCAAGTTCGCGGTCCGTGCGATCTCCGAGGGCCTTCGTCAGGAGTGCGCCGGTGACGTCCGGGTCACGCTGGTCTCGCCGGGCGTCACGGAGTCCGAACTTGCCGACGGCATCGCGGACCCGGCCGCCCGGGCGGCCATGCGGACCTACCGCGCCGTGGCCCTGCCGGCCTCCGCGATCGCGGACGCCGTCGCCTACGCGATCTCCCAGCCGTCGTACGTCGACGTCAACGAGATCGTCGTACGACCCGCAGCGAGCGCCCGGTGA
- a CDS encoding DUF6278 family protein, producing the protein MNLPFLGPRHKKHPALPADPESVAALLSECDLLRAQAARGGVRLDDTPASLEALDQMIPRWRDDTETLPWLGHDAGLYLGTVVVRTVPGAAWRIGAGGEPVLRLASGREVEVVDAGRQWAATGVPELSQLYAEIAEV; encoded by the coding sequence ATGAACCTTCCGTTCCTGGGCCCGCGGCACAAGAAGCACCCCGCGCTGCCCGCCGACCCCGAGTCGGTGGCCGCGCTGCTGTCCGAGTGCGATCTGCTGCGCGCCCAGGCGGCCCGGGGCGGCGTCCGCCTGGACGACACCCCGGCCTCCCTGGAGGCCCTGGACCAGATGATCCCGCGCTGGCGCGACGACACCGAGACGCTGCCCTGGCTCGGCCATGACGCCGGGCTGTACCTGGGCACCGTCGTGGTGCGCACCGTCCCCGGCGCCGCCTGGCGGATCGGCGCCGGCGGCGAGCCCGTCCTGCGCCTGGCCTCCGGGCGCGAGGTGGAGGTGGTGGACGCCGGCCGCCAGTGGGCCGCGACCGGCGTCCCCGAGCTGTCCCAGCTGTACGCGGAGATCGCCGAGGTCTGA
- a CDS encoding helix-turn-helix transcriptional regulator, which yields MTTRTIADTVDTTQELAAFLRARRERLDPRDFGLPSRRRARRTPGLRREEVAELAGISVDYVVRLEQARGLRPSAEVLEALAHALRLGADERVHLFDLARQRARDIDGPATTAAPPLARLVADLSPMPAMLMNHRADILAWNDGMARLLLDFGTLPPERRNAMWLCLMHPQTRDLYVDRDRVLREGVAHLRAAWAAHPDDRVLAGLIARFTTHVDGFAHRWAEQDVKGNGRGSKEIRHPDVGPIAVHYEMLTPTQDPGQRLMICRPADERTEAAFDRLAAR from the coding sequence ATGACGACGCGCACCATCGCCGACACCGTGGACACGACACAGGAACTGGCCGCGTTCCTGCGGGCCCGACGCGAGCGACTGGATCCACGCGACTTCGGCCTGCCGTCGCGTCGGCGGGCCCGGCGCACCCCGGGGCTGCGCCGTGAAGAAGTCGCCGAGCTGGCCGGGATCAGCGTCGACTACGTCGTACGGCTGGAGCAGGCTCGCGGGCTGCGGCCCTCGGCGGAGGTTCTGGAGGCGTTGGCGCACGCGCTGAGGCTGGGCGCCGACGAACGCGTCCACCTCTTCGACCTGGCCCGGCAGCGGGCCCGCGACATCGACGGGCCGGCCACCACCGCGGCACCGCCGCTGGCCCGGCTGGTCGCCGACCTGTCACCGATGCCGGCCATGCTGATGAACCACCGCGCCGACATCCTCGCCTGGAACGACGGGATGGCGCGTCTCCTCCTGGACTTCGGCACTCTGCCTCCGGAGCGGCGCAACGCGATGTGGCTCTGCCTGATGCACCCGCAGACCCGTGACCTCTACGTCGACCGCGATCGGGTCCTGCGGGAGGGTGTCGCCCACCTGCGGGCCGCGTGGGCCGCCCATCCGGATGACCGGGTCCTGGCCGGTCTCATCGCACGCTTCACCACGCACGTCGACGGCTTCGCCCACCGGTGGGCCGAGCAGGACGTGAAGGGGAACGGCCGGGGCAGCAAGGAGATACGACACCCCGACGTCGGGCCGATCGCCGTGCACTACGAGATGCTGACACCGACGCAGGACCCGGGCCAGCGGCTGATGATCTGCCGGCCGGCAGACGAGCGAACCGAGGCAGCGTTCGACCGACTGGCCGCCCGATGA
- a CDS encoding alpha/beta fold hydrolase: protein MSESAPETLQYRFDGPEQAPVLILAPSLGTTWHMWDRQVPELAKQWRIFRFDLPGHGGAPAHPAGSVGELSTRLLATLDSLGVQRFGYAGCALGGAIGIELALRHPERLASLALVAASPRFGTADEFRQRGVIVRTNGLDPIARTSPDRWFTGGFSAAQPAITEWAVQMVRTTDPGCYIASCEALASFDVRAELGRVAAPTLVLVGSEDQVTGPAEARTLVAGIPDARLAVVPGASHLVPVEQPAAVTDLLVHHFATAWQQPYDTGQIALPGAEVTAPLPMVPPQAVVPVAEIAPPAAAAPPAERADRYETGLKIRREVLGDARVDQELAGADRFSGDFQEFVTRYAWGEVWDRPGLDRRTRSCVTLTALIAGGHLDELASHTRAALRNGLTPDEIREILLHTSLYVGLPAASSAFKVAQQVIQEETTPEE, encoded by the coding sequence ATGAGTGAGAGCGCCCCCGAGACCCTCCAGTACCGCTTCGACGGGCCAGAACAAGCCCCGGTCCTGATCCTGGCTCCCTCACTGGGCACCACCTGGCACATGTGGGACCGGCAGGTTCCGGAGCTGGCCAAGCAGTGGCGGATCTTCCGGTTCGATCTGCCCGGGCACGGCGGAGCGCCCGCCCATCCGGCCGGGTCCGTGGGGGAGTTGAGCACCCGGCTGCTCGCGACCCTGGACTCGCTCGGAGTGCAGCGCTTCGGGTACGCGGGCTGCGCGCTGGGCGGTGCGATAGGGATCGAGCTGGCCCTGCGCCACCCCGAGCGGCTGGCCTCGCTCGCGCTGGTCGCGGCCTCGCCCCGGTTCGGCACGGCCGACGAGTTCCGCCAGCGCGGCGTGATCGTACGCACCAACGGCCTGGACCCCATCGCCCGGACCTCACCGGACCGCTGGTTCACCGGCGGGTTCTCGGCGGCGCAGCCCGCGATCACCGAGTGGGCCGTGCAGATGGTGCGCACCACCGACCCCGGCTGCTACATCGCCTCCTGCGAGGCCCTCGCCTCCTTCGACGTGCGGGCCGAGCTGGGGCGCGTCGCCGCGCCCACGCTGGTCCTGGTCGGCTCCGAGGACCAGGTCACCGGCCCGGCCGAGGCCCGCACCCTGGTCGCGGGCATCCCGGACGCCCGGCTCGCGGTCGTGCCCGGCGCCTCCCACCTGGTCCCGGTCGAGCAGCCCGCCGCCGTCACCGATCTGCTGGTCCACCACTTCGCCACGGCCTGGCAGCAGCCGTACGACACCGGCCAGATCGCCCTGCCGGGGGCGGAGGTCACGGCGCCGCTGCCGATGGTGCCGCCGCAGGCCGTGGTCCCGGTCGCGGAGATCGCCCCGCCGGCCGCCGCCGCGCCGCCCGCGGAGCGCGCCGACCGGTACGAGACCGGGCTCAAGATCCGCCGCGAGGTGCTCGGCGATGCCCGGGTCGACCAGGAACTCGCCGGGGCGGACCGGTTCTCCGGGGACTTCCAGGAGTTCGTCACGCGCTACGCCTGGGGCGAGGTCTGGGACCGCCCGGGCCTGGACCGCCGCACCCGCAGCTGCGTCACGCTCACCGCGCTGATCGCCGGCGGCCACCTGGACGAACTCGCCTCCCACACCCGCGCCGCCCTGCGCAACGGCCTCACCCCCGACGAGATCCGCGAGATCCTCCTGCACACCTCCCTCTACGTCGGCCTGCCCGCCGCCTCCAGCGCCTTCAAGGTGGCCCAGCAGGTCATCCAGGAGGAGACGACCCCGGAGGAGTGA